One Triticum dicoccoides isolate Atlit2015 ecotype Zavitan chromosome 5B, WEW_v2.0, whole genome shotgun sequence genomic window carries:
- the LOC119305579 gene encoding CBS domain-containing protein CBSCBSPB5-like — translation MPESTTVLEACRRMAARRVDAALLTDSNALLCGILTDKDIATRVIAREVRMDETPVWKVMTRHPVFVLSDTLAVEALQKMVQGKFRHLPVVENGEVMAMLDIAKCLYDAIARMERASEKGKAVIDGTDKYHSGSNPSSLLEAFKEQMLRPSLSTIITADSTVVIAAPGDSVLAATKMMVEAHANSAVVAVGNKPRGILTSRDILMRMIARNLPADSTPVEKVMTLDPECATVDTPILDALRTMQERKFLHLPVMDRDGSIVCIVDVIDITHAAISIVESSGTGDEATISMIQRFWDSAMALGSMDDETETQSLMSDATRSQMMSEVIHEAAEPPYPALFSFKLQDRRGRMHRFSCEVQSLTPLVTCILQRLGTDIDRHRLPQILYEDEDRDMVVLASDDDLTAAVDHARLSGWKGLKLFLDYSGGTPGRRSLASNNGTTTMDLASREAWSAAYGGVAAGAALVTGLGVMVYLRRAG, via the exons ATGCCGGAGAGCACGACCGTGCTGGAGGCTTGCCGGCGCATGGCGGCGCGTAGGGTGGACGCCGCGCTCCTCACCGACTCCAACGCCTTGCTCTGCGGCATCCTGACCGACAAG GACATTGCTACGAGGGTGATCGCCCGCGAGGTCAGGATGGACGAGACGCCGGTGTGGAAGGTGATGACGAGGCATCCGGTCTTCGTCCTCTCCGACACGCTTGCCGTGGAGGCGCTGCAGAAGATGGTCCAAG GCAAGTTCAGGCACCTGCCGGTGGTGGAGAACGGGGAGGTGATGGCCATGCTCGACATCGCCAAGTGCCTCTACGACGCCATCGCCAGGATGGAGCGGGCGTCCGAGAAGGGGAAGGCGGTGATCGACGGCACCGACAAGTACCACTCTGGGA GTAACCCGAGCTCGTTGCTAGAGGCATTCAAGGAGCAAATGTTGAGGCCATCCTTGTCGACAATAATCACTGCTGACTCAAC GGTTGTGATCGCAGCGCCGGGCGATTCGGTGCTCGCGGCGACCAAGATGATGGTGGAGGCGCATGCGAACTCTGCCGTCGTGGCCGTCGGGAATAAACCTCGGGGCATCCTCAC CTCCAGGGACATCTTGATGCGAATGATCGCCAGGAACCTCCCTGCAGACTCAACCCCGGTCGAGAAG GTCATGACTCTTGACCCCGAGTGCGCGACGGTCGACACGCCGATACTGGATGCTCTCCGGACAATGCAGGAGCGCAAGTTCTTGCATCTTCCCGTGATGGACAGAG ACGGTTCCATCGTCTGTATCGTCGACGTGATCGACATCACGCATGCCGCCATCTCCATC GTTGAGAGCAGCGGCACCGGGGACGAGGCGACCATCTCGATGATCCAGAGGTTCTGGGACTCCGCCATGGCCTTGGGCTCGATGGATGACGAGACCGAAACCCAGTCTCTGATGAGCGACGCGACCAG GTCCCAGATGATGTCCGAGGTCATCCACGAGGCGGCCGAGCCGCCGTACCCCGCTCTCTTCTCCTTCAAGCTCCAGGACAGGCGAGGCCGGATGCACCGCTTCAGCTGCG AGGTGCAGAGCTTGACGCCGCTGGTCACCTGCATACTCCAGAGGCTCGGCACCGACATCGACCGCCACCGTCTGCCTCAGATCCTG TACGAAGACGAGGACCGGGACATGGTGGTGCTGGCGTCGGACGACGACCTCACGGCGGCGGTCGACCACGCCAGGCTCTCCGGATGGAAG GGTTTGAAGCTCTTCTTGGATTACTCTGGCGGCACGCCGGGTCGGAGAAGCCTGGCATCTAACAACGGAACGACGACGATGGACCTGGCCAGCCGGGAAGCGTGGTCGGCGGCCTACGGCGGGGTCGCGGCCGGGGCTGCCCTGGTCACCGGCCTCGGGGTAATGGTCTATCTGCGAAGAGCCGGCTAG